One part of the Oncorhynchus masou masou isolate Uvic2021 unplaced genomic scaffold, UVic_Omas_1.1 unplaced_scaffold_965, whole genome shotgun sequence genome encodes these proteins:
- the LOC135538443 gene encoding claudin-6-like — protein sequence MATTGMQLLGLILSLVGWVGGFLVCSVPLWRVTAFIGNNIVTAQIIWEGLWMTCIVQSTGQIQCKVYDSLLALPSDMQAARGLTVLSVLLCGLALALGVVGVKCTKCIGQNSLKARIARISGFLFGIAGFLYLVPICWTAHSIIRDFYDPHVAAPHKRELGPALYLGWGASALLLIGGSLLYAGSSPPGIPGSPTFSSDSSPRRGPAAQVKGYV from the coding sequence ATGGCGACCACCGGCATGCAGCTCCTGGGCCTGATCTTGTCTCTGGTTGGCTGGGTGGGCGGCTTCCTGGTATGCTCTGTTCCGCTGTGGCGCGTCACCGCCTTCATCGGCAACAACATCGTGACGGCTCAGATCATCTGGGAGGGGCTGTGGATGACCTGCATCGTCCAATCAACGGGCCAGATCCAGTGCAAGGTGTACGACAGTCTCTTGGCCCTGCCCAGCGACATGCAGGCGGCCCGGGGCCTCACCGTGCTCTCCGTCCTCCTCTGTGGCCTGGCCCTGGCTCTAGGTGTGGTGGGGGTAAAGTGCACCAAGTGTATTGGTCAGAATAGTCTGAAGGCTCGTATTGCAAGGATCTCCGGCTTTCTGTTCGGCATCGCTGGGTTTCTCTACCTGGTTCCTATCTGCTGGACGGCCCACTCCATTATCAGGGACTTCTATGATCCCCACGTGGCCGCGCCGCACAAGAGAGAGCTAGGCCCCGCCCTATACCTGGGCTGGGGGGCGTCGGCCTTGCTCCTGATTGGTGGGTCGCTGCTGTATGCGGGGTCGAGTCCTCCCGGCATCCCCGGGTCTCCGACCTTCAGCAGCGACAGCAGCCCCCGTAGAGGACCTGCTGCTCAGGTCAAAGGTTACGTCTGA